One Melospiza melodia melodia isolate bMelMel2 chromosome 1, bMelMel2.pri, whole genome shotgun sequence genomic window carries:
- the PDIA4 gene encoding protein disulfide-isomerase A4 — protein MRMRGLWVLVLLLGLAQIALLARGAAAQEEFGDGESVTKEADDEGDDDDDEEDDEDDDDSVVKEENGVLVLNDANFDTFTADKDTVLLEFYAPWCGHCKQFAPEYEKIAKTLKEHDPPIPVAKIDATAATSLSSRFDVSGYPTIKILKKGQAVDYDGSRTEDAIVAKVKEVSDPNWTPPPEATLVLTQDNFDEVVNDADIILVEFYAPWCGHCKRLAPEYEKAAQELSKRTPPIPLAKVDATAETELAKKFDVTGYPTLKIFRKGKPYDYSGPREKYGIVDYMIEQAGPPSKQIQATKQVQEFLKDGDDVIIIGVFSGENDKTYQLYQEAANGLREDYKFHHTFSNEIAKLLKVSPGKLVVMQPEKFQSKHESKMHVLNLKDSTDGSEIKEHVLKHALPLVGHRKPSNDAKRYSKRPLVVVYYSVDFSFDYRVATQYWRSKVLEVAKDFPEYVFAVSDEEDYSSEIKDLGLLESGEDVNAAILDEGGKKYAMEPEEFDSDVLRQFVVAFKKGKLKPIVKSQPVPKNNKGPVKVVVGKTFDTIVMDPKNDVLIEFYAPWCGHCKKLEPVYNELGKKYKNEKNLIIAKMDATANDVTSDHYKVEGFPTIYFAPKDKKNNPIKFEGGDRDLEHLSKFVEEHATKLSRTKEEL, from the exons atGAGGATGCGCGGGCTgtgggtgctggtgctgctgctggggctggctcaGATCGCCCTCCTGGCGCGGGGCGCGGCCGCACAGGAGGAGTTTGGCGACGGAG AATCTGTTACAAAAGAAGCTGACGATGAaggtgatgatgatgacgatgaagaagatgatgaagatgacgATGATTCTGTAGTTAAAGAGGAGAATGGTGTGTTAGTCCTGAATGATGCCAACTTTGACACCTTCACTGCAGACAAGGACACCGTGCTGCTGGAGTTCTATGCACCATG GTGTGGGCACTGCAAGCAGTTTGCTCCTGAGTATGAGAAGATAGCCAAAACTCTGAAGGAACATGACCCTCCTATTCCTGTAGCCAAAATAGATGCTACTGCAGCCACTTCACTGTCAAGTCGTTTTGATGTCAGTGGCTACCCAACCATCAAAATCCTGAAAAAAGGCCAAGCTGTTGACTATGATGGGTCTCGGACAGAAGATG CTATTGTGGCCAAAGTCAAGGAGGTTTCTGACCCCAACTGGACCCCTCCACCTGAAGCCACTCTGGTATTGACCCAGGATAATTTTGATGAAGTTGTGAATGATGCTGACATAATCCTGGTGGAGTTCTATGCTCCATG GTGTGGCCACTGCAAGAGGCTTGCTCCAGAGTACGAGAAGGCTGCCCAGGAGCTCAGCAAGCGCACGCCTCCCATCCCCCTGGCTAAAGTCGACGCCACGGCTGAAACGGAGCTCGCAAAGAAGTTTGATGTCACTGGCTACCCAACCCTCAAAATCTTCCGCAAGGGCAAGCCTTACGACTACAGTGGTCCTCGGGAAAAATACG GTATTGTCGACTACATGATTGAACAGGCTGGTCCTCCATCCAAACAGATTCAGGCTACCAAGCAGGTGCAAGAATTTCTGAAGGATGGGGATGATGTCATCATCATTGGTGTCTTTAGTGGAGAGAATGACAAAACCTATCAGCTCTATCAGGAAGCAG CTAATGGTTTGAGAGAAGATTATAAGTTCCATCACACCTTCAGCAATGAGATTGCAAAACTATTGAAAGTTTCTCCAGGAAAACTGGTTGTCATGCAGCCAGAAAAATTTCAGTCGAAGCACGAGTCCAAGATGCACGTTCTGAATCTTAAA GACTCTACAGATGGATCTGAGATTAAAGAGCATGTGCTAAAACATGCTTTGCCTCTGGTTGGTCATCGCAAGCCTTCCAACGATGCCAAGAGATACTCCAAGCGTCCTCTGGTGGTTGTCTACTACTCTGTGGACTTCAGTTTTGACTACCGTGTTG CTACTCAGTACTGGAGAAGCAAAGTCCTGGAAGTGGCTAAAGACTTCCCTGAATATGTGTTTGCTGTTTCTGATGAGGAAGATTATTCTTCTGAAATCAAGGATTTGGGCCTGCTTGAGAGTGGAGAGGATGTCAACGCTGCCATTCTGGATGAAGGTGGCAAGAAGTATGCCATGGAGCCAGAAGAGTTTGACTCTGATGTACTCAGGCAGTTTGTGGTAGCATTCAAAAAAG GAAAACTGAAGCCAATTGTGAAGTCCCAGCCAGTGCCAAAAAATAACAAAGGGCCTGTGAAAGTGGTAGTGGGTAAAACTTTTGATACCATAGTGATGGATCCAAAGAATGATGTTCTCATAGAGTTCTATGCCCCATGGTGTGGACACTGCAAGAAACTAGAACCAGTGTATAATGAGCTAGGCAAAAAATACAAGAATGAGAAAAATCTGATTATAGCCAAGATGGATGCTACTGCCAACGACGTGACGAGTGACCACTACAAAGTGGAGGGATTCCCCACCATCTACTTCGCTCCAAAGGACAAGAAGAACAACCCAATTAAATTTGAAGGCGGGGACAGAGATTTAGAGCATTTGAGCAAATTTGTAGAGGAGCATGCAACAAAACTCTCCAGAACAAAAGAAGAGCTTTAG